One segment of Lytechinus variegatus isolate NC3 chromosome 13, Lvar_3.0, whole genome shotgun sequence DNA contains the following:
- the LOC121426016 gene encoding monocarboxylate transporter 6-like, with product MDMTNQNLRTSINRSAPVVLLIFLLSFTQVGTVKSIGIFLKDISNSLGTTSKDIGFAFGLFNSLCYLPAPLFIALNRLHWTRRPLLIGGSTFISLGVMLTALATNNALIAVYLSISGLGYCMVGISAILTLSQLTSEQNFYLLFGFGMSGFGLGMFLLPLLAELLGEVYGWRGGILILGCLMAHLVPSAVAVRLPLTGSRSLNLSANYQELEHSGVSEESLVNNCSSEETDITPLCPRGADRNQAAAGESSTYSSLVTGIEMESRENESSARQTFVRLHDSFYRSDFYRDPVFNFLFLTSSTFGIVYCGWHSFLVPLAIQRGYSIRATILVTFYASVGNSIGRLLGGALSGRLANPITLCLCAALLNSVSILCDAFFRNYYVMIPTSCISALCLGGMSVLNLLSIKKRASPGSFDVALAAYDVAFGLGTFLGGYLSGVVGGVFSYDATFKFLGGVQILVFVLMLPLAVFEKPAEL from the exons ATGGACATGACAAACCAGAACTTGAGGACGTCAATCAACCGGAGTGCCCCCGTGGTGCTCCTCATCTTCCTATTATCATTCACTCAAGTTGGCACTGTTAAGTCTATCGGGATCTTCCTCAAAGACATCTCAAACAGTCTGGGAACAACCTCCAAAGACATCGGATTCGCGTTTGGTCTTTTTAACTCCTTGTGCTACTTGCCAG CTCCGCTGTTTATTGCCCTCAATCGTTTACATTGGACTCGACGTCCTCTCTTGATTGGAGGATCCACTTTCATTTCTCTAGGGGTCATGCTAACAGCTTTGGCTACTAACAATGCTTTGATCGCCgtttatttatcaatttctg GCCTGGGGTATTGTATGGTCGGCATATCGGCAATACTGACCTTAAGTCAACTGACAAGCGAGCAGAACTTCTACCTGTTGTTCGGATTTGGCATGAGCGGGTTTGGCTTGGGTATGTTTCTTTTACCACTTCTAGCTGAGCTCTTGGGTGAAGTTTACGGTTGGAGAGGAGGCATACTCATTCTAGGTTGCCTGATGGCTCACCTAGTCCCTAGTGCCGTTGCGGTAAGACTACCCTTGACCGGAAGTCGATCGTTGAACCTAAGCGCGAATTACCAAGAACTTGAGCATAGTGGAGTTTCTGAGGAAAGTTTAGTAAACAACTGTTCAAGCGAGGAAACAGACATCACTCCATTATGCCCTAGAGGTGCAGACCGCAATCAGGCAGCTGCTGGTGAATCTTCAACATACTCTTCATTAGTCACCGGAATTGAAATGGAATCTCGTGAAAATGAATCGAGTGCAAGGCAAACCTTTGTGAGATTACATGATAGTTTTTACCGGTCAGATTTTTACAGGGACcctgtttttaatttcttatttcttaCTTCCTCCACGTTTGGAATCGTCTACTGCGGTTGGCATTCTTTTCTGGTACCCCTTGCAATCCAGAGAGGTTATTCGATCCGTGCTACGATACTTGTGACTTTCTACGCATCAGTAGGAAACTCCATAGGAAGACTCTTGGGAGGCGCCCTCTCCGGTCGCCTCGCTAATCCAATTACCCTTTGCCTCTGTGCAGCGCTTTTGAATTCCGTTTCTATTTTGTGTGATGCATTCTTTCGCAACTACTATGTAATGATACCTACTTCGTGTATATCTGCTTTATGTCTTGGCGGAATGTCCGTCCTTAACCTTCTATCAATTAAGAAGAGAGCGTCTCCTGGAAGCTTTGATGTTGCATTAGCAGCCTACGATGTAGCCTTTGGTCTCGGTACCTTCCTCGGTGGCTACCTATCAG GTGTTGTTGGCGGAGTCTTCTCGTACGATGCAACATTCAAGTTTCTTGGTGGTGTACAAATCTTGGTCTTTGTTCTAATGCTGCCACTTGCTGTGTTTGAGAAACCAGCCGAACTTTGA